tttatacataaatacatatagttatacatagaaaaaaacattatgaattcttttgttttctaaaaatttttAACATGTTAAATGCCTTTTGCTCTTTGCAAATAGCTTTCACCTGTAGCCTATACCTGCCTTATACCTTTTGATTTGCCTCATTTCCATGCCGATAAGATCTTTCCAAACCTGGCCAGAATCTACTGTCTTGTATACTTGTAAAATTCTTCTATGATTAGGTGatgcaactgatttttttttgtcagtaaaaCCTTATTACTATATGAAACAGTTTGAGTTGACTACAAAGCAAGAGTAGAGATTAATCTATTAGAAAGCtcagtaccaaaaaaaaaagtgttttttcattatCCAACTATCTGTTTCAATTAATTGTTCAAAGATGTGTGGCATACCAGTAGATGGAGCTGAAATGCCACAGAAtgtaaagcatttcaaatacaCAGACTTTTTGTGcagatgtaaaaaaataatagaagtaTGAAATTACAACGGCTTAGGTTAAGCACCAAATTAACACTTGttacttatttgttttgtaGTTCTGAGTCCACTGATGCAGGAAAAGACcaatgaaaaagaagatgagATAACTGatgaaaatattattgattTGCAACAGTTTGTACCAGTGGGTGGTGTGTACCATATCGATGCACTGCAGCTTCCACCTCAGGTCAAACAAGTCAAGAACTGGAATATAGTGGAGGTgagtgaaaaaatgtattacacCTCATGGAGTCTTCATTCCTGAAGAGCTGATCCCAAGTTGTTTCACCATAGTATGTAtgcagttatatatatatatgttgatTTCTTGAGCAATGAACAAAAGGACCAAGTtataaaattgtgttttcagtttgacATAGCCAATttttggagcagctgaggtAAGCAGATCAGCATTTACTGAAGTGTGCATTTGATCATTGTTCATCAGCACAGCTAGCATGGATACTTTAAATTGTTGTACTGTAAATGCTCTAGGATGAAGTAAAAGCAAAGCCagacatcctttttttttggctatgaAAAGTACACTTAAGGAAGGATGGTAACAAAATTACTACCAATTCAGTTCTGGGCTCTGCAAGGTATAGGTGGTCTATAGGCAACGTGTCTTAGTTCTCCTACTTGTGGTGCCTTATGTAGCATTAACCTATGTCACagtttttattatgaaattgGAAACCATTAATAAGTGAAATTCACATACAGACTAAGAAAGCAGGACTGTGAGCAGATTAAGTAGTATGGGATCTTCCTTTCTAGCCACATGCACAGACCTGCCTTACCAATTGAATTTGACTTCTTTCATTACCTTTGACACTGTGCAAAGTGGAGCTGTATCTCTTTTTGCCTGTGAAGTGCTCTTGTTTATTTTGAGTACCCGTGAATCTATTAAGGAATGATTCCACTTACTGTGTGGTGTTGCCTGAAAAGTGCCACAGACAGCATGCGAAGGGTTCAATTGCCCATTGGTACTCAACCTTAATACTGTCTTCAATGCTGTAGTTCCCATGAAGGGAAAGGTTTACTGCAGCAGACCTTGTGCTGATTTCTATATTAGGGGGTTTCACGTTAATGCTTGTTAAAATTCAAGCAAAATCCTTTAGCAGGAagatgtaagaaagaaaaaaatcttttttggaAGTGGGCCATGTTAGCCAACAATTTCAACTAGTAAATTTTAAATCGTATGTTAGGAAACTCCACAGATAACTAggtggatttaaaaaaaaaaacaaattcaggcTACtgcattttctaataaaatgttttgtttgtcttttttgcGTTTTGCTAAAGTTACTTGACGTTGGCTTGGAGGCATACAGATATCCCCCAGAAGAGGCTGACGATGCCCGATACCCACCAATACAGATCACGCTTAGGCTGTCTGACAATGTGATCTATTGCAAGGAACCTGTGATAGCCCGATGGGATCCTGCAGGTACCAACTTAAGATAAATTTGTTTGACTAATGGACTCGATACAAGGTTTCAaatagttttctgaaatatctgttAAGAAAAGAGCCAATTCACAGCCAAGAAATAGTTAAGGGAGTTTGGTGTTCACAAAAAAAACGCACAgattagtttttttgtttggttggttggttggttttctggTTTGATTCTGTATCATGTGTAATCAGGGACTGCTCGAGGCTTttcactgaaacttttttttcttccatattagTGGGTGTAGTAGTGAACTGTATACCACAAATGACGTTTTGGTAGAGCGAAGTCCTATGAAGTCTACTTTGAGCCAAATTACCCCCTAACTACATGTAGTCATATTAcctcaaaatattaaatgttaaaaaaacaaattcgTTACTCACGTTACTAAAAAAGTATACATTACCTCTGATGTTACATCATGAAAGATACTAGAACTTAAGATAGTTTGATGTTTCAAGTTACTGTTGGAAATAAGGTTAAGGAGTGCTATAtcctacattaaaaaatacaaatactaacgtaactatttttttttgagctttcaCATCAGAATTAGCCTAATTTTGTACTTAAAGGAGAGAAGGTTTTTGCCTTAAATGAATTCTCTTTACTTTGTGCTTTATCTTATCTACCTCTGAATATTAGTTTACCTGGAATATCTTTACTAATTCTTCACCAGTACATATTACAAGCAGAAGCTTTATGTATacgttttttctttttgcatccCTTGTAAAGGCCAACAGTGGAGAACTGATGGCATCAGCAACATAACATACGAAACACAGAAGAGTATCACTTTTGAGATGGGTGTTTTTTATACAATAGCACTTCTCCAGAATGTTCATCTCAACATGCCATATCAGGCATGGGAATTGAGACCTATGGGTATAAATGAAGCACTACTTACAGTTACTACAGTCTTTGCAGAAGTTCAGATACAAATTAAGgtactattttttgttgtttttttcataaaacatgggtagtttgtttttttaaaaaaacagaattgtCACTGTTCTTTCTTAAGAATGTGGGATGGTTCCACAAGAGCAACTTGAATCTCGGTCCTTTGCTATTGAAAATAAGGAAGGAACTATTCCAAGCTCTAATGTAACCACCAATATTATTggtgatttaatttttctgtgaattggTCAAAAGAAAGCATCTGTTCTGCAACATTCCATTAAGTTCTTTGATATTGATACTACTTTGCTAAAGTCAAGACTGCTTCATCAGCACTTAAAAAGCGTTGCCCTCTCTCGCTGTCCAACTGCACCAAAAGAACTGAGCATTCCAAGCAACCTACTTTTTTGatctttgttccttctaaagGTTCAAGTTAGCATGATTGTCATATAAATCAATATCTGTTACTAAAACGACAAGGAGAATATGTACAGTGTGATCATAAGTGTGGGCCAGTAAACCAGTGTCAGTTCTGAAATCCAACAGTAAAGTGGCTTCCTACAAGAACTGTGAATGTTTAAAGATGAGGATGATAGCTAATGTAAGTAATATCCAGAATAGAGAAGCAGCAAATAAATCATTGATGCCTGAAGCCAAAAATAGCTTTAATCACAAGTAAGATGTTTTGATTGGTTTATACAACAGGATAAGCAGTGTATGGTGGCTGCAGTCACAGTGGAAGAGAAGGATGTGCTTTCTCACCTGACAGGAAAATGGATGTGTCCCGTCACCttaagaaaagttttgaaagaGGCTGGTGTGAATATTTTCCCAGGAGAATATTCATACAAATACGTCTCTGTGAACAAGAAGGTGAGTGCAAGAGTGGACTTCCCCCCAGCCTGTTTCTCAGGTAGGCAACGTTTTCTTGTATGAAGACCTATTATACAGAATGAGGATGAGTGTCCTTACAGCTTAGCCAGGAGATTCTGCTTAAAGCAAGCTTTTTCTTACCTTCATATAAAGCAGAGATTTAGTGGATGCATATCTTCTAACTGTACTTTTGCATTACAGGCTCCCCTAACAGAAGTGAGGGCATACCAACAGATGGCCCTGGTTGCATCCGCTTTTGCTTTTGGCTGGAGCAAATGGAATCTAGAATCGGGTCAAGATCAAGTAGTGTTCAAGGTTTGTAGCTTTAGACCAAATGTCTAGAGACAAACCAGTACAGAAGCATATCacacaaaagacaaacaaataaCTTTCTTCATTTATGCTCATTTCAAACAATCTTCGGGCCCTGACCTAATGCTTAGTGCAGCAGTTAAGATTTAGGGTGACTATTTCacataatattttgtttagcaAAACTTCAGTGCCCACTTCTCCACACCTCAAGCCCATTCCTCACAAATATAAGTTTCAGTAACAAAGATACTTGCTGATGTGCTAAGATGTATAGCTGACAGGTCAGCTATTGAGGCTTTAGCTGAAGCTGGGATGACACAGGTAGATGCTGATTTTTCAGCAAGTAGCTTACTATGGGGCCCTCAAAAGCCCCCTCAATTACCATCTAGAAGTTTCTTGGCTTTGTGCGTGTTTTCAGTTGTTCTGTACTGTAAAGGAGGGAATAAGCAACTTGAGTTGATATGTTTCCCTCTGTAAACTAAAAAACATGTGGTTAAAACTTCTCCCAGACAGCATAATACTCCCAGTTATGACTGTGGATATAGAACATACCATACTGCTGAAATCTTGAGAGATCTTGAGTTAAAGACTTGTGACACACATGCAAATGTTTAGCCCAGTTCTTAATCCCAGCAGGAAGAACTAAAGTGTGTGATGCCTGTTGCACCTAGCTACTCTTTTCATATGAGTCAGGAACAGCAAGAAAGCCAGAGTGACCAACCTTGCATTTTACAGAGGCAAACAAGATGAAGATTTTGATGTTGCTACAATGTGTTACACAGTCATTTACTTAAAGACCTAATACTATTTTAACAGTTCAAAgcaatgctttgttttttctctattaCACTCATAAGTATGctagaatttaaaattttgtacCAGAATTTGTTCTCTGTCAGTGTCATGGGCTTCATCTTAcagcccatttttttcctgcactagGTAAGTGAGCATCTTAAAGCAGATTTTGTCAAAGACTGGTCTCTGTACATGTTTAATGGTCAGAGAGCACTGAAACTCAAGATCACAGAAACCAGTGAAGCATTTTCAAAAGAGCTAGAAGAAGATTCCGAATTTCACTCCACACTCTACCATATGCTTAAAGACTTTGCCAGCAAAGAAGCAATTGATAGAGTGAGTACAGCTAACTTCCTGTTTATTGATGTTGTAtatcagctgctccttgctACAAGAGTTTTAACGTACTCTTAAATACTGCatgctttcctttaaaactttATTACCAAAAGCTTTCAATAAAGTTACATTTCAAGTCTTTAATCCTTTTCTATTCAAATCATTGGAACAGCTTTAATGACTAAAATGTAGccatcttatttttgttatttattctcTTATGGCTGGACCATTTGGTCATACCTACTGTTAGCTATGTTCAAAATCACT
This is a stretch of genomic DNA from Cygnus atratus isolate AKBS03 ecotype Queensland, Australia chromosome 1, CAtr_DNAZoo_HiC_assembly, whole genome shotgun sequence. It encodes these proteins:
- the DNAI7 gene encoding dynein axonemal intermediate chain 7 isoform X4, giving the protein MKKSSGKEKVKAEKLRLQKEEEERRLKEEEEARLQAEQEEAARLEKERIERELMEKLEAKDQERREYELAELHSLEEKFVSAQLWKTKYRAYAKWEHYIACDGSPDPTIPQEINTFMSLWREDQNKDIQLVVEKGQQVLNLIEKLQFFLLDTPPSEITEKEIVQYQETILELQNLLHQKYNEATEHLLKTASMYEDSDTGNMQAVIKDKNVTFCIWANLKKKVRFKNHVFCDTHHGFDLPKSLAVSNVAVRILHTHYDHVSPLWLQCQSVPKLEVLESKKSTQHSKDNVEELEEEKKAAEEPNMPTEEETHSDERKSAVSFKEKYNSVTDINEKTEEETEKKSEILDISQVLSPLMQEKTNEKEDEITDENIIDLQQFVPVGGVYHIDALQLPPQVKQVKNWNIVELLDVGLEAYRYPPEEADDARYPPIQITLRLSDNVIYCKEPVIARWDPAGQQWRTDGISNITYETQKSITFEMGVFYTIALLQNVHLNMPYQAWELRPMGINEALLTVTTVFAEVQIQIKDKQCMVAAVTVEEKDVLSHLTGKWMCPVTLRKVLKEAGVNIFPGEYSYKYVSVNKKAPLTEVRAYQQMALVASAFAFGWSKWNLESGQDQVVFKVSEHLKADFVKDWSLYMFNGQRALKLKITETSEAFSKELEEDSEFHSTLYHMLKDFASKEAIDRVSTANFLFIDVVYQLLLATRVLTYS